A genomic window from Coccinella septempunctata chromosome 9, icCocSept1.1, whole genome shotgun sequence includes:
- the LOC123319892 gene encoding sodium/nucleoside cotransporter 2, with product MELNERRVVGMESEKLGKTENSTEALNVLKSPNYNSINSDSRIDLLDKDEGSQGFYERNSNSIFKSVLLLVLLAYFVWATYYQVFVLQTNIDETFCSGYGFLIVLYGIIAFSISYNYLLGPKLLPHVRENVWEPLVNGCQSAKYSLTVFYIAFFGGFTIFLIIDTENDRYRLVSLLGLTVFLLFGFAVCPFKSQINWRTIVNGMVLQFSLALLIIKFKPGEELFNCLGNKVTTFLGYAVEGAAFVYGDDLVYKQGIFAFKSLCTIYFLGFCINILYYYGWMQKFVSTLGKFFKFWLGTSICESVNSAANIFLGMTEAPLLLKPFLQSLTDSEMHNVMTCGFATTSGTVLAAYISFGANAATLITASVMSAPSALVFSNLMYPETETPKITQENVHLTEMPYSSVLDAAITGASDAVKMVLGIIAGIIACLSFVYFLNGVLAWMGNLVGYTNPNDEWSLTLFVGDLFVPVAFLMGVPWQDCSKVGELIALKTTINEFVAFQKMGTMTLLPKSRTIATFAICGFANPGSVGIMISGLSALVPEKRPVITRLVFRAAAGGAIVCFMTACIAGLVIPTDGPQTT from the exons ATGGAATTGAACGAGAGGAGAGTGGTGGGGATGGAGTCCGAGAAACttggaaaaactgaaaactCTACTGAAGCCTTGAAT GTCCTGAAATCACCAAACTACAATTCAATCAACTCAGATTCCAGGATAGACCTTCTGGATAAAGATGAAGGCTCTCAGGGTTTCTACGAGAGGAACAGCAATTCCATATTCAAATCTGTGCTGTTACTTGTACTTCTCGCCTATTTTGTTTGGGCCACCTACTACCAAGTATTCGTTTTAC AAACAAACATTGATGAAACCTTCTGCAGTGGATATGGTTTCCTGATTGTATTGTATGGTATCATAGCTTTCAGCATAAGCTATAACTATCTGTTAGGGCCAAAACTACTGCCCCATGTAAGGGAGAATGTTTGGGAACCACTTGTAAACGGATGTCAAAGTGCTAA ATACTCACTGACAGTCTTCTACATAGCATTCTTCGGTGGCTTCACAATTTTCCTGATAATAGACACCGAGAACGACAGATACAGGCTGGTCTCCCTGTTGGGATTGACTGTCTTCCTGCTCTTCGGATTCGCGGTCTGTCCATTCAAATCTCAA ATAAACTGGAGGACCATCGTCAACGGCATGGTGTTGCAATTTTCGTTGGCTCTGTTGATCATCAAGTTCAAACCAGGGGAGGAACTGTTCAACTGTTTGGGAAACAAAGTTACCACCTTCCTAGGGTACGCGGTAGAAGGCGCAGCTTTTGTGTATGGCGATGATCTTGTGTACAAGCAAGGAATATTTGCTTTCAAG AGTCTTTGCACCATATATTTCCTGGGATTCTGCATCAACATCCTCTACTACTACGGTTGGATGCAAAAATTCGTGTCCACTCTAGGGAAATTCTTCAAATTCTGGTTGGGGACATCGATATGCGAGAGCGTTAACAGTGCAGCCAACATTTTCTTGGGAATG ACAGAGGCGCCGTTGCTGCTCAAACCCTTCCTTCAAAGTCTGACGGACTCTGAGATGCATAACGTGATGACCTGCGGCTTCGCAACTACCTCAG GAACTGTGTTGGCTGCTTATATCTCGTTTGGAGCGAATGCAGCCACTCTCATCACTGCCAGCGTTATGTCAGCGCCCTCTGCACTGGTCTTCAGCAACCTCATGTATCCAGAGACCGAAACTCCCAAGATAACTCAGGAGAATGTCCACCTAACTGAAAT GCCTTACTCATCTGTGCTAGATGCAGCCATCACAGGTGCTTCAGATGCTGTGAAGATGGTACTGGGCATAATAGCCGGGATCATAGCTTGTCTATCCTTCGTATATTTCCTCAACGGAGTACTGGCTTGGATGGGGAACTTAGTTG GTTATACGAACCCCAACGACGAATGGTCCCTAACTCTATTCGTCGGCGATCTATTCGTGCCCGTAGCCTTCCTGATGGGCGTGCCATGGCAAGACTGCAGCAAGGTGGGCGAGCTGATAGCTCTAAAAACGACCATCAACGAATTCGTGGCCTTCCAGAAGATGGGAACGATGACTTTACTG CCGAAATCAAGAACCATAGCCACCTTCGCTATCTGTGGTTTCGCCAATCCAGGATCTGTTGGAATCATGATCTCAGGCCTTAGTGCCCTCGTGCCCGAGAAAAGGCCCGTGATCACGAGGTTGGTCTTTCGTGCTGCAGCAGGGGGTGCGATTGTGTGTTTTATGACAGCCTGTATAGCAGGTCTTGTCATACCCACTGACGGGCCGCAAACTACGTGA